The genomic stretch CACGCCCAGGCCCAGGCCACCACCGGCGTCATCCGCGGCGTCGTAAGCGACTCCTCCTCGGGCGCGCCGCTGGCCGGCGCCGTCGTGAGACTGCGAAACGTGGAGACCAACGCCGAGCGAGTGCTGACCACCAACGAACTGGGAGTGTTCGCGGGAACCCTGCTCCGGGTAGGGACCTACGACGTCTCGGCGCGCGCGCTCGGCTTCAAGCCATCGGAGCGAAACGGGGTGGGGGTCCGGCTGGGTGAGACGGTCGACCTGCCACTCTCGCTGGCCCCTCAAGCGGTGCAGCTGCAGGAGCTCACGACTGTCGCCGAGTCCCCGCCGGTGGATGTGACCAAATCGGAGGGATCGACCCGCCTCGATGCGGCGGCGGTCGAGGGCCTTCCCAACAATGGCCGCAACATCTTCAACTACACCACTCTGACGCCCAACGTGGGAGTCGTGCAGGGCCCGGACGGCGACGAGATCAGCATCGGGGGGCAGAGAGGCATTCACAACAACGTCTCGGTGGACGGGGCCGACTTCAACAACCCCTTCTTCGGCGAACAGCGCGGCGGCCAGCGGCCGGCGTTCACGTTCAACCTGGATGCCGTGCAGGACTTCGTGGTCGTGGCCGATGGCGCGAATGCGGAGTTCGGCCGGTCGAGCGGTGGGTTCATCAACGTCATCACGAAGTCGGGAACCAACCAATTCCACGGCTCCGCGCACTACTTCGGAAAATATGACGGCCTCTCTGCCGACTTCAACCATACCTTCCCGAGCGGGGCCACCAGTGGTTTCCAGCCCGATTTCCGGCAGCATCAGTTCGGCGGAACCATCGGAGGGCCGCTGGTCCGCGACAGGGCGTTCTTCTTCCTGGCGTACGACCAGCAGGTCTACGATGAGACCAAGCAGAGGACCCGGCAGGCACAGATCGACCCGCTGTTGCTCGCGTTCGTGGATACGGCGTTCGGCGGCGCGCTGAATGGAGACTTCGGCCCGATCGCGCGTACCAATGACGGCAACGCCCTCCTCGCCAAGCTCGACTTCCGGCTGAGCCAGAAGCACACCGCCTCGCTCAAGTACAATTTCACGTACTCGAGGCAGCAGAACGGGACGTTCGACGTCGACTCCTGGGCCCGGAGTGCCAATGCCCTGGAGAAGGACTACTCCCACGCGGTGAACGGAAGCCTCACGTCAAACTTCTCTTCCTCGCTCTCCAACGAATTCCGGTTCCAGTGGGCCCGCGAGGCCCGGCCGCGCCCGTACGACGGACCGGTCAACCCGGCAACCGGCCGCCCCTTCCCGGACACCGACATCGATTTCGTCGGTCAGTACCGCCTCGGCATGCCGTTCTTCATCCCGGTGGCGGACCACGACGTGCGCTTCCAGGCGCTGGACAATGTCTCGCTGGTGAAGGGGAATCACCTCTTCAAGCTGGGTGGTGAGTGGAACCGGACCGCGACGACCCAGACCTTCGTCGGATTCGGAAACGGGCGCATGGCCTTCGGATCGGTGCAGGGGTTCCTCAACTACGTGGCCAACGGGAACGGGTACGTAGAGTGCGTAGACACTCTCACCAACGCTCCGGCTTCCACCCAGACCACCGGCACCTGCCCGGCCGGCCAGCGCATCCAGGGACCCGTGGTGCTGTATCTCCAGCAGGCCGGCGTCCCGCCGCTCACGCTCGAGGAGTCCGGTACCCAAACGATCATCCAGCACGACCTCGCGCTCTTCCTGCAGGACAGCTGGAAGCCGCAGACGAAGCTGACCGTCAACTACGGTCTCCGGTGGGAAGCCCAGATCGAGCCCGGCCTGATCACGCCGAAGGCCGACCTGTTCTACGCGCCCTTCATCGGCAAGACGGTGACGACTTCGGCCGGCGACTTCGCCTTTCCTGGCGCCGGCACGATTCCGTCCGACTACAGCATGTTCCAGCCGCGACTCGGCATCGCGTACGACGTTAGTGGCGACGGCAAGCAGGTCATCCGTGCCAACGCCGGCCTGTACTACGCCAGAATTCCGGGGCTCAACCTGGCCAGCAGCCGAAGCACCGACGGTTCCCGGGGTCAGACGATCTTCCGAAGCAGCGAACTCATCCCTGTCCTCGGCGCGCCGCCGAACTACGGTGAGCTGCTGTCCACACCAGCCGGACCGTTCGATCCCGACGTGTTCGTCTTCGACAAGGACTTCGAGAACCCCCGCACGTTCAGCGCCACGGTGGCGTTCGAGCGCGAGGTGGCTCACGGACTGGCGGCAGCGATCAGCTACACCCATACGCGGGCCGATCATCTCACCCGGTTCTTCAACGCCAATGACGCCGTGTTCGGGCTGCCGTGGCGGACCGGGCTCGGGGCCGGGGGAATCAACGGTATCGGCAACCTGACCGTCATCCAGAGCACCGCGAAGTCGCGGTACAACGGCTTCACCGCAGAGCTCCGTCGGACGCTCGACCCGCATCTCCAGTTCCAGGTCAACTACACGCTTTCGTTCGACAAGTCGGACGATGACAACGAACGCGATCCGTTCACGTTCCGCTATGCCCGGGCCGACTCGCTCCAGGCGGAATACAACTGGAGCGACCGCGACCAGCGCCACCGCTTCAATGCCTGGCTGCTCGCCGTGCTGCCCGGCGACATCTATCTCAACAACCGGGTCAGCGCCTACTCGGCGCAGCCCACCTCCGAGAAGTGCGGCACCACCGGCGCCACCCTCAACCAGGGCACCGGCGTCCCCGTGTCCTCCCTGGCGCAGACGGGGCAAGCCGAGCGGATCTGCCCCGACGGCCACATCATCAGGCGGAACACGATCCGCCGGGACAACGCCTTCTTCTCGTGGGATATCCGGGCGTCAAAGCCGATCAATCTCGGTCCGCAGGGCACGTTCGAGGCAATTTTCGAGGTCTTCAACGTGACCAACAGCGACAACTTCCTGGCCCCGACGGGTTCGAGCGTGTATCTCAACTTCGACGGCACCCTGCGCAGCGGTCTGGGGGCGCCGCGGCAGTTCCAAGTGGGCGGTCGCTGGCTCTTCTGAGCGGGGCGTTTCACGCCAGCAGTCGACGCTTCGAATCAGAAAGTGAGGCCGAGCACCAGTCCGAAGGCTCGGTTGTGGACCTCCCCGGCGTCGAGGATGGAGCGGACCCCCGAGGTATAGCGGGCCTCCAGCGCGAGTGCGGACTGGGGCCAGCGGATCTCGAGGCCGGCCCCGGCCACCAGGCCCAGGTCCAGCTCGCGGACTCCCAGGCTGGCCTCATCGCAGGTCCGGCTCAGTGTCTGGGTGGGCAGGATTACCTGCAGGTCGCAGCCGATCTGCAGGGCGGGCGCGGGGCCGGCGAAGATCACCGGGCGAACCCGCCGCCGGACCGGCGTCACCTTGAGCAGGATCGGCATCTCGATGTAGGCCAGCTCGATGTCGAGGAGGGCGGTGCCGCCGGCCTGGAGCGCGGTGCTGGCCCGGCCCCCTTTGAGCGCAAACAGCAGTTCCGGCCTGAGGCTCAGCCGCCCCACCACCGGCGCCTCCAGATACACCCCGGTCAGCGCCCCCTGGCGGGCCTGGATCCCGGTCGCGTCCGCCCCCTTGAGATCGCTCCGCGAGTAGCCCAGCTCGGCCCCCACCGTCGCCCGCGGTGCCTGCGCGACGGCCACCCCGAGCGGGGCGGCCAGCAGCCAGACCGCGGTCCCCAGCCTCGCGCGTGATCCCATCGCCCCCGCCGGTGAGTGTTGCTCGGATGGCTGCGAATGTAATCGGTCAGGACCGGAATCTCCCCACCATGCGACGGACCGTCGGGGTCGCGCATCTCTGCAGCCTGACTCTTGATGAATCGGGGCGGCCTCGATTATCCTCGTGCCTGTCTCAAACCCCTGACGCTGCGCCACCGACATGACCTTCCTGGCACTGGACCAAGTCTCCAAGCACTTCGGCGGTGTGCCCGCCGTCGATGACGTTTCCTTCGCGGTGGATCGTGGGCAGGTGGTCGGCTTCCTGGGCCCCAATGGCGCCGGGAAGTCGACCACCATGCGCATGATCACCCAGTTTCTCGAGCCCGACACCGGGTCGATCCGGATGGATGGCACCCCACTGGCCGAGGCCGGGCGGGAAGCCAAGCGCCGGATCGGCTACCTCGCCGAGAACAACCCGCTCTACGGCGAGATGCTGGTCTCGGAGTATCTGGACTTCGTGGGGCGGCTCCGCGAGCTCGGCGCCGAGCGCCGCAGCGCCACCGAAGAGGCGGTCACGGCCACTGGCATCGAATCGGTCTTCCACCGTCCGATCGGCGAGCTGTCGAAGGGATTTCGCCAGCGGGTCGGGCTGGCCGCCGCCATCCTCCACCGGCCCGATCTCCTGGTGCTCGACGAGCCCACGGAGGGCCTCGACCCCAACCAGCGGGTGGAAATCCGGCGGCTGATCGGGAAGCTGGGACAGGAGCGGACCGTGCTCCTCTCCACCCACATCCTGCCGGAGGTGCAGTTCACCTGTTCCCGGCTGCTGATCATCAACCGGGGGCGTATCGTGGCGGACGGGCCGGTGGATGACCTGCTGGCGCGGGCCAAGGGCGGTGCCCGGATCGCCGTGGAGGCCAGCGGCACCCGGGTGGCCGAGCGGCTCCAGCGGCTGGAGGGCGTGCAGACGGTGGAGCAGCGGGAAGCCGAGGATGGACGAGTTCGGCTCACCCTGACCACGGCGGGCGCCGAGGATCTTCGGCCCCGGGTGTTCGAGCTGGCCAAGGCCGACGGATGGACCCTGTTCGAGCTGCACCAGGAGGCCGGCAACCTGGAGGATC from Gemmatimonadales bacterium encodes the following:
- a CDS encoding ATP-binding cassette domain-containing protein, whose amino-acid sequence is MTFLALDQVSKHFGGVPAVDDVSFAVDRGQVVGFLGPNGAGKSTTMRMITQFLEPDTGSIRMDGTPLAEAGREAKRRIGYLAENNPLYGEMLVSEYLDFVGRLRELGAERRSATEEAVTATGIESVFHRPIGELSKGFRQRVGLAAAILHRPDLLVLDEPTEGLDPNQRVEIRRLIGKLGQERTVLLSTHILPEVQFTCSRLLIINRGRIVADGPVDDLLARAKGGARIAVEASGTRVAERLQRLEGVQTVEQREAEDGRVRLTLTTAGAEDLRPRVFELAKADGWTLFELHQEAGNLEDLFRQLTTDREPV
- a CDS encoding porin family protein — protein: MGSRARLGTAVWLLAAPLGVAVAQAPRATVGAELGYSRSDLKGADATGIQARQGALTGVYLEAPVVGRLSLRPELLFALKGGRASTALQAGGTALLDIELAYIEMPILLKVTPVRRRVRPVIFAGPAPALQIGCDLQVILPTQTLSRTCDEASLGVRELDLGLVAGAGLEIRWPQSALALEARYTSGVRSILDAGEVHNRAFGLVLGLTF
- a CDS encoding TonB-dependent receptor → MPLLRPIRASARLLLGLALPVLSSQLHAQAQATTGVIRGVVSDSSSGAPLAGAVVRLRNVETNAERVLTTNELGVFAGTLLRVGTYDVSARALGFKPSERNGVGVRLGETVDLPLSLAPQAVQLQELTTVAESPPVDVTKSEGSTRLDAAAVEGLPNNGRNIFNYTTLTPNVGVVQGPDGDEISIGGQRGIHNNVSVDGADFNNPFFGEQRGGQRPAFTFNLDAVQDFVVVADGANAEFGRSSGGFINVITKSGTNQFHGSAHYFGKYDGLSADFNHTFPSGATSGFQPDFRQHQFGGTIGGPLVRDRAFFFLAYDQQVYDETKQRTRQAQIDPLLLAFVDTAFGGALNGDFGPIARTNDGNALLAKLDFRLSQKHTASLKYNFTYSRQQNGTFDVDSWARSANALEKDYSHAVNGSLTSNFSSSLSNEFRFQWAREARPRPYDGPVNPATGRPFPDTDIDFVGQYRLGMPFFIPVADHDVRFQALDNVSLVKGNHLFKLGGEWNRTATTQTFVGFGNGRMAFGSVQGFLNYVANGNGYVECVDTLTNAPASTQTTGTCPAGQRIQGPVVLYLQQAGVPPLTLEESGTQTIIQHDLALFLQDSWKPQTKLTVNYGLRWEAQIEPGLITPKADLFYAPFIGKTVTTSAGDFAFPGAGTIPSDYSMFQPRLGIAYDVSGDGKQVIRANAGLYYARIPGLNLASSRSTDGSRGQTIFRSSELIPVLGAPPNYGELLSTPAGPFDPDVFVFDKDFENPRTFSATVAFEREVAHGLAAAISYTHTRADHLTRFFNANDAVFGLPWRTGLGAGGINGIGNLTVIQSTAKSRYNGFTAELRRTLDPHLQFQVNYTLSFDKSDDDNERDPFTFRYARADSLQAEYNWSDRDQRHRFNAWLLAVLPGDIYLNNRVSAYSAQPTSEKCGTTGATLNQGTGVPVSSLAQTGQAERICPDGHIIRRNTIRRDNAFFSWDIRASKPINLGPQGTFEAIFEVFNVTNSDNFLAPTGSSVYLNFDGTLRSGLGAPRQFQVGGRWLF